Within the Saccharopolyspora gloriosae genome, the region CCCCGCGCGAACTGATCACGACAAGCCACCAGCACGGCAACGACCCAGCGCATCGAATACCCGGCGGCACCGGAAACCGCCACAATCGAGCGCATGCTGCAGGCCTGCCTCAACGGCGCCCGATCCCCGCGCGAGCATCATCATCTGCCGGTGCATCCCGAACAGCTCGCCGCCGCCGCGGCGAAGTGCGCCGCGGCCGGGGCCACCGAACTGCACCTGCACCCGAAATACCCCGACGGCACCGACAGCGTCGACCCGCAGAGCGTGGCGGCGGCGTTGCTGGCCGTGCGCGCGGCCGCGCCCGGCGTGCCCGTCGGCGTCACCACCGGGGCCTGGACCGCGCCGGATCCGCGCGACCGCATCGCCGCGATCCGGGGCTGGACCGTGCTGCCCGATCACGCGTCGGTGAACTGGCACGAACCCGGTGCCGACGATCTCGCCGCCGCCTTGCTCGATCGAGGTGTCGCCGTGGAGGCGGGCCTGTCGTCGGGCACCGACGGCCCCGCGCACTTCCGGGAATCACCGGCGCGGGGCCGGGTCTTGCGCATCCTCGCCGAGATCACCGATCCCACCGCTCGCGGCGCGGCCACCACGGCCCGGGCGCATCTCGACCAGATCGGCCCCACCGGCACGCCGATCCTGTTGCACGGCGAAGCCGCCGGCGCCTGGCCGGTGCTCACCCTCGCCGCCCGCGAGGGCCACGACGCCCGCATCGGTCTCGAGGACACCTTGCAGCTGCCCGACGGAGACATCGCCCCGGACAACGCCGCCCTCGTCACCGCCGCGGTGGCCCTCATCGAGCGGCGCTGAACGGTCACCTCGTGGTGAACACGCGGGGCTCCACCTGCGGGTTCGCGGGTGTCGTGCGTTCACCACGAGCGATATGCCGCGCACCGGGCCACGACGGGTCGTGACAGTGAGGGGCATGCGACTTCTCGTTCTCGGCGGCACGTCCTACCTGTCCCTCCACATCGCCCGCCACGCCCTCACCCGCGGGCACGACGTCACGTGCGCCGCACGCGGCGAGTCCGGCCCGGCTCCCGACGGTGCCCGTTTCCTCGCCCTCGACCGCGACGAGCCGGGCGCGCTGGATCCGCTCATCGGTGCGCGGTTCGACGCGGTCGTCGACGTGGCGACCGGCGCGCTGGGCTGGGTGCTGGAGGCGTTGGAGGCCCTGGCCGACCGCACCCGGCATTGGACGTTCGTCTCCAGCATCAACGTCTACTCGGACACGGCCTCACCGGGGCAGACCGTGCACGCGCCGCTGCACGAACCGGTCACCTCCACCCGCCGCTACGATCCGTTCGCCGCCGAGACCACCATCGAGATTCACGGTGGTCTCAAGGTCGCCGGCGAGAACGCCGTGCGCGCACGACTCGGCGACGATCACAGCCTGCTGGTGCGGCCGGGCATCATCAGCGGGCCGGGCGATGTCATGGATCGCTTCGGGTATTGGGCGGGACGTTTCGCCCGCGGCGGCCGGGCCGTCGTTCCCGACAGTCCGCGCCAGCCCGTCCAGCACATCGACGTCCGCGACCTCGCCGCCTGGATCGTCACCGCCGCCGAGGACGACCTCACCGGAACGTTCGACGCGATCGGCCCCGGCGTGGAGCTCGGCGAGGTGTTCGAGCCGACCGCGCGGCTGGTCGGCGCACCCGACCTGGAACTCGTGCCCGTCGCGCCCGAGGTGCTCACCGGCGCCGGTGTCGCGCATTGGGGCGGGCCGGCGTCGCTGCCGCTGTGGCTGCCGGAGAGCATGCACGGCCTGGTCACCCACGATCCGGTTCCGGCGCGTGACGCCGGGCTGGTGCTTCGTGCATTGGGCGACACGATCCGCACGGCGTTGGCCGATGAGCGCGCTCGTGGCCTGGATCGTCCTCGCAGGGCCGGGCTCACCCCGGAACAGGAACGCGCCGTTCTGGACGCGGCCGATATCGAGGCGGGCCGGTCCGGGCCGGGTTGATCGGCGCAACGACGATCCGGGCAGGGGAGAACAGCGCTGCTCACGCCGTCGCGGTGGCGAGCGCGTCGAGGACCCGGTGGTGCAGCAGCTCGTACTGCTCCCGCATCCGCTTCAACGGGCCGCGCACGATCACGACACCGGGGCCGACGATCTCGTCGGCGGCGAACTGCTCCCGGGTCAGGTCGACCTCGACGTCCTCGCCGAGCAGGTTCCACCAGTGGTAGTCCACCCATTCGTCGTCGACGCGCACTTCGCCGCGCATCAGGTGCCCGCCGAACAGGTCGTGCAGCACCAACGCGGTCACCCCGCACTGCCCGCGAGCGGGATTGCTCGTCGACCACTGCGGGAGGTCCTCCGGCGCGCAGGTGTCCGCGCCCCACGCGGCCCGCACGGCCCGTTCCACTTCGACCAAGGTCCACACCATGTGCTCGTCCTAGCACCGCGCACCGACAATGTCGGGCTGATGCCCCGAGGTGGGTGTCTTCGTTGACCGGGCAGGACCGGGTGGGTGAGGCGTTGGGCGGCATCGGCTCGGTGCCGGGTTCCGGTGGGGTCGAGGTGGGGATTCGGGATCGCCTCTGGTTCTGCGGGGGCGATGCGCCTACTGTGCCCCGTCATGCGCACGCCTCTGGGCAAGACTCCCCGCCCGCGTCCGGTGGTGCACTGACCACCGGACTCAAGCCCCGTCAGATCACGATGCTCTCGATCGGGGGTGTGATCGGTGCTGGCTTGTTCGTGGGGTCGTCGGCGGCGATCGCCGAAGCAGGCCCCGGGGGTGCTGGTGTCGTTTCTCATCGCGGCGACCTTGGTGGTGCTGGTGATGAAGATGCTGGGGGAGATGGCGATCGCCAACCCTGACACCGGCTCGTTCTCCACCTACGCGGATCGGGCGTTGGGCCGGTGGGCGGGGTTCTCGATCGGCTGGTTGTACTGGTGGTTCTACGTGCTGGTGATCCCGATCGAGGCGATCGCGGCGGGCGACATCGTCGGCCCGTCGCTGTCGGTGCCGACGTGGGTGCCGGCGTTCGTCGTGATCGCGCTGCTGGCGGGCACGAACCTGCTGTCGGTGCGCAATTACGGCGAGATCGAGTACTGGTTCGCGCTGTTGAAGGTCATCGCGATCATCGGTTTCATCGTGCTGGGCGTGACCGCGATCCTCGGGTTGCTGCCGAGTTCGGAGGTCAGCGGGCCGTCGAACCTGTGGGCCAACGGCGGGTTCCTGCCCAACGGGAGCGTCGCGGTGCTGGCGGGGCTGCTCACGGCGATGTTCGCGTTCCAGGGCAGCGAGATCGTCACCATCGCCGCCGCCGAATCGGCCGACCCCGGGCGCAACATCCGCCGGGCCATCAACGCCGTGGTGTGGCGGCTGGCGTTGTTCTACATCGGGTCGGTGTTCGTCGTGGTGCTGCTGGTGCCGTGGAACGCCCCCGGTTTGGAAGCGGGCGGTTCGTATCAGGCGGCGTTGGAGACCATGCACATCCCGGGCGCCGCGATGATCATGGACGTGGTGGTGCTCGTCGCGGTGTGCAGCTGCCTCAACTCCGCCGTCTACACCGGGTCGCGCATGCTGTTCTCCCTCGCCAAGCGCGGCGATGCCCCGCGGTTGGCCGGTACGACCGGCGCCAACGGCACTCCGCAGGCCGCGGTGCTGGCCTCCACGGTGATCGGCGGGGTCGCGGTCGTCGTCAACTACGCGGTGCCGGAGCTGTTCGGGTATCTGCTCGCCTCCAGCGGCGCGATCGTGCTGATGATGTACCTGGTCATCGCCATCACCCAGCTCGCCACCCGCCGCGCGCTGCGCGCCCAGGGCGGTGAAGGGCGCCTGGACGCGCCGATGTGGGCGTTCCCGTACTTGACGGTGCTCACCATCGTGAGCATCACCGGGATCCTGCTGGCCATGGCGATCCTGCCCGGCAAGCGGTTGGAGCTGTGGCTCTCGCTCGGTCTCGCGGCGTTCCTGGTGGTGGCGGGGATCGTCGTGCAGCGGCGGCACGCGCCCGCGGCCTCGGATCCGGTGGGCGTGTAGCGGGCCGGGTCGTCAGCGCTGGGCGAGCACGGCGGCGAGCAGCCCGGGGAAGCGCTGTTCGAATTCGGGGCGCAGGGAGTGCCAGCAGCAGGTGCCTTCCGGCCGGATGAACACCACGCCGGCGTTGCGCAGCGTCGCGAAGTGGTGGCTCAAGGTCGATGGGGAGACGGCCACGTCGGCTTCGGATCCCTGGTGTTCCCGGCCGTCGCCGAGCATGCGCACGATGGAGAGGCGTACGGGGTCGCCGAGGGCGGAGAGCGCTTCGGCCAGCGAGATGCCGTCGAGTTCCGGGTGGTCGGCGGCGCACTCGCCGAAGTCACCACGGCGGTCACCGACCTCACCGGGCACCCGCCGCGCTCGATCCAGGCGTTCCTCGCCGAACACCGCGAACAGCTGCAGGTTCCGGCAACGTCGTTCTGGACCTGACCGCGACCCGCGATGCCGTGTCCCGGCCGGATGACCCGCGACCCGGCCGGCCTCACCGCCCGTCGACGCGCTGCAAGATCATGCGCTGCGCGAGCCGAGCCAATTCCCGGCTCGCCGGAGACAGCGCCGCCGAGCGCCTGCGCACCAGAGCGATCGTGTCGTGCAGCGGCTCGCGCAACCCCACCGTGTGCAGCGCCGCCGGGCACGCCGGGGACTCCGCGACCGCGCGGGCCACGATCGTGTCGCCGATGCCGCGCTGCACCAGCGACAACGCCGACTCGACGTGCTCGACCTCGATCCACGGCTCCAGCTTGAGCCCGGCGAGCTGAGCACGATCAGCGAGCTGGCGCCGCGTCGGATCCGACCAGCCGTAGTGCGCGTCGTAGAGAATCAGGCGCGCGGCGGCGACGTCCTCGATGCCCAGCGGCTCACGGGCACGATCCGCCTCGGCCGTCGCGAAGTACACCTCGTCGCGCAACAACGGGATCACCTCAAGGCCCTCATCGTCGATGGGCAGCACCACCAGCCCGGCCTCCACCGTGCCCGCCGCGACCGCGGCGGCGACCTCCACCGAGTTCAACCCGATCAACCGGACCCGCACATCCGGGTAGGCGTCGTGGAACCGCTGCGCCAGATCCGACAGCAGGTAATACCCGGCGTTGCGCAACAGCCCGAACGTGGCGACACCGCCGTGCAGCGACCGCACCGAACGCAGCGCCTGCGCCCCCTCGTCAGCGGCCAGCACCGCCTGCTCCGCGTGCGGCAACAGCGCCTCACCCGCCGCCGTCAACACCAAGCGCCGCGCGCCCCTGGTGAACAACCGCGTGCCGTGCTCGTCCTCCAGCTTGCGGATCAACTCCGACACCGACGCCTGCGCGATCCCCATCGCCGCGGCGGCCGTCGTGAACGAACCGGTCCGCGCGGCGAGCACCAACGCCCGCAACTGCTTCAACGTCACAGGGAAACCCTATGGCACACGCAGGAACTTCTCACCTTGTCCTGTGCCCGGCCGGTTCGTAATGTGCCCGCCATGCGCTTCGCACCCTCCCTGATCAGGGAACTCGGCGGATCCCACCGCATCCTCAAAGCACCCGCGAACGACGGCCCCGCCGCCCAACGCGAACCGGCCGTGATCCAACGGGTCTCGGACATGCTCACCACCATCGAACGCGACGGCATGGACGCCGTGCTGCGCTACGCCCGCGAACTCGACGGCCGGCACGACACCCGAGTCGAACTCGACGCCGCCACCCTCCACAACAGCGCCGCACAACTGACCCCCGAACACCGCGAAGCGCTCGAACTCGGCGCCGAACGCACCACCGCGTTCGCCCGCGCCCAACGCGCCCACCTGCAGGACTTCGAAACCGAACTCGCCCCCGGCCTGATCACCGGACACCGCTACGTCCCGGTGCAACGCGTCGGCGCCTACCTGCCCGCCGGACGATTCCCCCTGACCGCGGGCGCGTTCATGACCGTCGGCGTCCCCAAAGTCGCCGGAGTCGACACCGTGCTGGCCTGCCTGCCACCCGGCCGCGATGGCACCCCCGACCCCGCCGTGCTCTACTCCGCGCACCTCTCCGGCGCCGACCACATCTACGTCCTCGGCGGCGTGCAAGCACTCGCCGCCATGGCCTTCGGACTGCTCGGCGAACGCCCCGTCGACATGCTCGTCGGCGCAGGCAACGCCTACGTCGCCGAAGCGAAACGCCAACTGTTCGGCACCGTCGGCATCGACCTGCTCGCAGGCCCCTCCGAAGTGGCGGTCCTCGCCGACGACACCGCCGACGCGGAACTCGTCGCCGCCGACCTGCTCGGCCAAGCCGAACACGGCATCAACTCACCCGCCGCCCTGATCACCACCTCCGAAGCACTCGGACACGCCGTGATCAACGAAGTGGACCGCCAACTCGAAACCCTGCCCACCAAGGACATCGCAGGCCCCGCCTGGCGCGACCACGGCT harbors:
- a CDS encoding helix-turn-helix transcriptional regulator, which translates into the protein MFGEERLDRARRVPGEVGDRRGDFGECAADHPELDGISLAEALSALGDPVRLSIVRMLGDGREHQGSEADVAVSPSTLSHHFATLRNAGVVFIRPEGTCCWHSLRPEFEQRFPGLLAAVLAQR
- the hisD gene encoding histidinol dehydrogenase, whose product is MRFAPSLIRELGGSHRILKAPANDGPAAQREPAVIQRVSDMLTTIERDGMDAVLRYARELDGRHDTRVELDAATLHNSAAQLTPEHREALELGAERTTAFARAQRAHLQDFETELAPGLITGHRYVPVQRVGAYLPAGRFPLTAGAFMTVGVPKVAGVDTVLACLPPGRDGTPDPAVLYSAHLSGADHIYVLGGVQALAAMAFGLLGERPVDMLVGAGNAYVAEAKRQLFGTVGIDLLAGPSEVAVLADDTADAELVAADLLGQAEHGINSPAALITTSEALGHAVINEVDRQLETLPTKDIAGPAWRDHGSVTWAADADTAIALTDDLAPEHLEVITAHDEHYHRALRNYGSIFLGPWSTVAYSDKGMAGTNHVLPTAGGAKHSAGLSVSRFLKPLTYQRVSEQATPLLADAVDVISQYEQMAAHRATATLRTDRHQKGHAR
- a CDS encoding 3-keto-5-aminohexanoate cleavage protein is translated as MLQACLNGARSPREHHHLPVHPEQLAAAAAKCAAAGATELHLHPKYPDGTDSVDPQSVAAALLAVRAAAPGVPVGVTTGAWTAPDPRDRIAAIRGWTVLPDHASVNWHEPGADDLAAALLDRGVAVEAGLSSGTDGPAHFRESPARGRVLRILAEITDPTARGAATTARAHLDQIGPTGTPILLHGEAAGAWPVLTLAAREGHDARIGLEDTLQLPDGDIAPDNAALVTAAVALIERR
- a CDS encoding NAD-dependent epimerase/dehydratase family protein, with protein sequence MRLLVLGGTSYLSLHIARHALTRGHDVTCAARGESGPAPDGARFLALDRDEPGALDPLIGARFDAVVDVATGALGWVLEALEALADRTRHWTFVSSINVYSDTASPGQTVHAPLHEPVTSTRRYDPFAAETTIEIHGGLKVAGENAVRARLGDDHSLLVRPGIISGPGDVMDRFGYWAGRFARGGRAVVPDSPRQPVQHIDVRDLAAWIVTAAEDDLTGTFDAIGPGVELGEVFEPTARLVGAPDLELVPVAPEVLTGAGVAHWGGPASLPLWLPESMHGLVTHDPVPARDAGLVLRALGDTIRTALADERARGLDRPRRAGLTPEQERAVLDAADIEAGRSGPG
- a CDS encoding amino acid permease → MSFLIAATLVVLVMKMLGEMAIANPDTGSFSTYADRALGRWAGFSIGWLYWWFYVLVIPIEAIAAGDIVGPSLSVPTWVPAFVVIALLAGTNLLSVRNYGEIEYWFALLKVIAIIGFIVLGVTAILGLLPSSEVSGPSNLWANGGFLPNGSVAVLAGLLTAMFAFQGSEIVTIAAAESADPGRNIRRAINAVVWRLALFYIGSVFVVVLLVPWNAPGLEAGGSYQAALETMHIPGAAMIMDVVVLVAVCSCLNSAVYTGSRMLFSLAKRGDAPRLAGTTGANGTPQAAVLASTVIGGVAVVVNYAVPELFGYLLASSGAIVLMMYLVIAITQLATRRALRAQGGEGRLDAPMWAFPYLTVLTIVSITGILLAMAILPGKRLELWLSLGLAAFLVVAGIVVQRRHAPAASDPVGV
- a CDS encoding LysR family transcriptional regulator, whose amino-acid sequence is MTLKQLRALVLAARTGSFTTAAAAMGIAQASVSELIRKLEDEHGTRLFTRGARRLVLTAAGEALLPHAEQAVLAADEGAQALRSVRSLHGGVATFGLLRNAGYYLLSDLAQRFHDAYPDVRVRLIGLNSVEVAAAVAAGTVEAGLVVLPIDDEGLEVIPLLRDEVYFATAEADRAREPLGIEDVAAARLILYDAHYGWSDPTRRQLADRAQLAGLKLEPWIEVEHVESALSLVQRGIGDTIVARAVAESPACPAALHTVGLREPLHDTIALVRRRSAALSPASRELARLAQRMILQRVDGR